The genomic stretch TGACCGCATCTTTGCGGCTGGAAGCGCTGGTCAAGCAGGCGAAATTGCAGGGATCGATGACAATCGACCAGCTGTTGTCCGCGATGGGCCGGACCAGCATCGCTTTCACCATCCTGATTCTCTCGCTCCCGGCCCTGACCCCTATCCCTGGGCCCTTCGGCATGGTGTTCGGCAGTTGCCTTGCGATTGTGTCGTTCCAGATCATGTTCGGGAACCGGAGGATATGGCTGCCTTCAATCCTTGGACGCCGTCACCTGTCTGCCAAGGTGATAGAAATCTTCGTGCGCTATACCGCACCGCTTGTCAGAAAGCTGGAATACATTCTGCAGCCAAGACGAATGAAACCGCTCACCGGTCGAATTGGTCATGCTTTGAGCGGTATCCCGGTTTTCATACTCGCCGTGGCTGTCGCCTTGCCCATTCCTTTTGGCAATTTCCTGCCGGTGGCAGCTTTGGTGCTGATTGCGCTTGGCCTCATGGAACGCGATGGCCTGGCACTCCTTGCAGGGATGTTGGTCGGCATAATCGCGATTTCTGTCTCAGGCGGATTGGTAGCCGGTGCCGTCGCTGCGTTAGGCTGGGCCATCAGTCCCTAGAAAAAATATTTGGATTGACCGGAATAAACCTTCGATGGCTTTCGTATACAGGTCATGAAGAAAGTCGCACCACCGCTCAACATCATCGGACAGCTCGCTGCGCTGCGACGCTACGCGATGTCACTGGTGCGTAACGCAGACGAAGCGGAAGACTTGGTCCATGACAGTCTGGTGCGTGCACTGGAACGGCAGTCGACATTCCAGCCAGAGCGCGGGGCACGCAACTGGCTCCTCTCCATCCTCCACAACACCCATATCGACCGGTTGCGAAAACTCAGATCGCAGGATCGTCGGGCAGAAGAAAGCCTTGACCTGCTGGAACACGTCGCCCCGGCAGACCAGGAACATTCCGTGCGCCTTGCGCAGGTCCGTAAGGCCTTCCTGACATTGCCCGAAGAACAGCGGGAGGCGCTGCACCTGGTGGCGATCGAGGAGCTTTCCTACCAGGAAGCTGCTGATGTTCTAGGCATCCCGATCGGGACACTTATGTCACGCATTTCTCGCGCCCGCGCACGCTTGCGCGCCCTCGAAGGCGACAGCGACGCCGGCAAAATCCCACATCTTCGTATCGTTGGAGGAGTTGCTCCCGATGACCAGTCATGATCCCGTGGTAGAGGCCGACCTCCACGCTTATGTCGACGACCAGCTCGATGTTGCCCGCCGCATCGAGGTCGAGGCCTATCTTTCGGAGCGACCCGATGTTGCCGCGAAGGTCATGGCCGATCTTCGCGTCCGCGATGAGCTTCGTCTTGCCCTCGCCGGCCTTCAAAGTGCCAATCGCATGGAAACGCGGGAAGCAGCCCGCCGGCTGGAACGTTCATTCCTTCGGCACCGCAGCCTTGATGTGTTTCGCCGTGCCGCGATGATTGCCATGTTCGTGGGCGCGGGCTGGATGGCCCATAGCGCCTTTGGACCTTTGGGCGTGTCCGAAGTTGTTGCGTCCGTCCCGGCTCCGGATTTCGTGCATGAGGCCGTCAAGGCCCATCAGACAGAGGCACTGCGTCGTCAGATGTCGTCGCAGATCCAGTCACCAACCTATGATCCGGCTGATATCCGCTCGGCCACCGCCATCGTGCTTCCAGAACTTCCGGGCGAATGGCGCGTCTCGGATGCACAGATTTTCCCTTCCGCCTTCGGACCGAGTGTCGAACTCGCCGTTGAGGCCGAGGAAGGTAACAGAATGTCCCTGTTTGCTGTCAGACCTGGCACCTTTGCGGTCCAGAATGTCCTGATGACACAACAAGGGAACACCAATGCAGCCTTCTGGCAGATCGGCGAAGTCGCCTATGCCCTGATCGCTGAAACCAATGATGCGGACGCGCTGGCAAACACAGCACGGAAGCTCGCCCGTACTCTGTACTAACATCCCAAGGAGGTAATTCAGGATGGATCCCATGCAGAACCGTTTTGGCTATAACAGCCAGGCACAGGCTGGTGCCCTTTATGACGAAGGTCTCCGCCAGCACATGCTGCGCGTCTACAACTATATGGGCGCAGGCCTGGTGGTCACCGGTCTGATCGCCTACTTCGTCGGCTCGACCCCGGCGCTCTACGTGCCGATCTTTTCGACGCCGCTGAAGTGGGTCGTGATGCTGGCACCGCTGGCTTTCGTCTTCTTCTTCTCGTTCCGCATCCAGACCATGTCGGCTTCGACCGCTCAGACCACATTCTGGGCCTTCTGCGCAGTCATGGGTCTGTCGCTCGCCTCGGTCTTCCTGGTCTTCACCGGAACCTCGATCGCACGTACCTTCTTCATTGCCGCCACCATGTTCGGCGCAACCAGCCTCTTTGGCTATGTCACCAAGCGTGACCTGTCGCAGTTCGGCTCGTTCCTGATCATGGGTCTGATCGGTGTGATCATCGCTTCGATCGTGAACATCTTCCTGGGCTCCAGCGCTCTGCAGTTCGCCATTTCGGTGATCGGTATCATCGTATTCGTCGGCCTGACCGCTTGGGACACCCAGAACATCAAGGAGCAGTATGCCGAAAACCACGATCAGGAGAGCCTCCAGAAGCTCGCTGTGTTCGGCGCCTTCTCGCTCTATCTGAACTTCGTCAACATGTTCCAGCTTCTGCTTGCCCTTACCGGCCAGCGCGAAGAATAAGCCTATAACAAGCGTCGGGAGAAACGACCAACAGCAAGGCCCCGGATGGCAGCATCCGGGGCCTTGTTGATATAAAGTTAGCCAAGGATCAGACGATACCGCCTGAGCCACCCTTCACTGCCGGTCGCTCATTCGCGACCTTCAGGCGGTAGCCACTGGCACGATAGGTGGCAACCGGATCAATCGCACCACCCGTCCGGCGTCGCGCTTCCGCAAGGATCGGTTCAACATCTGTCCGATAGGCCCGCTTGAGCGTTTCCGTTGCCATAAGCGCATCATTCCCGTCCTGGAAAGCGGAAAGTGCCGTGCGGTCCACCAGCAGAGCCTGAGCATAGGCCCGGCGGATCTCGTTTGCACTCGCCATCAGGCTCTCGATCGGGTCCGTCACATTGTGGCTCTGATCGATCATATGCGCGGGATGAAACCCTTCGACTCCGCGATGCTCCGCATCGACCAATTCGTTGAAGACGAGGAAGAGGCGATAGGGCTCGACCGAACCGGCATCCAGATCGTCATCACCATATTTGGAATCATTGAAGTGGAAGCCGCCGAGCTTGCCGAACTGGATCAGGCGCGCGACGATCATCTCGATATTGGTGTTTGGCGCATGATGCCCAAGGTCGACGAGGCAGTAGGCCTTGTCGCCGAGCGTCTGGGCGATCAGGTAATTCGTGCCCCAGTCCTGCACGACCGTCGAATAGAAGGCCGGCTCATACATCTTGTGTTCGGTAAACAGTCGCCAGTCCTCTGGCAGAGCCTTGTAGATGTCGCGCATCGCATCGAGATAACGCTCGAAACTCTTGGTGAAATTCACCTGTCCGGGGAAATTGGAGCCATCACCGATCCAGACCGTCAGAGCCTTGGATCCAAGCACCCGACCGATCTCGATGCATTCGATGTTATGATCGATCGCCTGCCGACGGGTTGCGGTGTCGACATGGCTGAGAGAGCCGTATTTGTAAGAATGGGCCTGATCGGCACCATCTGAAAACGTGTTGGAGTTCATGGCGTCAAAGCCAAGGCCAAGAACCTCGGCTTTGGCCTTCAACTCATTCGGATCGGCCTTATCCCAGGGAATATGCAGCGACACCGTCGGTGTTGCCCGTGTCAGTTGCTGGATTACGCCACAGTCATCCAACTTGTCGAAGATGTGGCGTGGCTCGCCCTGGCCGGGGAAGCGGGCAAAACGGGTGCCTCCCGTGCCGACGCCCCAGGATGGAACGGCGACAAAGAACTGGGCAACCTTGTCTGTGATGGCATCGATATCCATGCCACTGCGAGCAAGTTTTTCGCCAAGGGCCGAATAGTCACTCTTCAGCGCGGCCAGGCCCTTTGCGTTCTCCTCCGCAATAAAGTCAGCGGTTATCTTGATCTCCGGCATTCTTTCCTCCCACCTCACGCGAACGTTTTCGCCCGTTCAGCGTTTGATCTGAAACCATCCAGACAATTGGAGTCATCATGGACGTCTTACGTATTCTGCTTGCGATCCTCCTGCCGCCGGTCGGCGTTTTCCTTCAGGTGGGTATCGGCCTGCATTTCTGGCTGAATATCCTTCTCACACTTCTCGGCTATATTCCCGGCATCATTCACGCCATCTGGGTCATACTGAAGAAGTGAAAAAACCGCCGCGGCATTTGCGCCGCGGCCAGTAGGGGAGGACCTTCAGCGGGTGAAGCTCTGTGCGTTGCCGGCATCGACATTGATGATGTTGCCGGTCGACTTGGCCGAAAGGTCCGACGCCAGGAAGTAGATGGCTTCGGCAATGTCTTCCGGGAAGACATTCAGCTTCAGCATTGAGCGGTTACGGTAGTGCTCTTCGAGATCGGTGACTTCGATCTTCGAGGAGGCCGCGCGCTGTTCGCGCCACTCGCCGTTCCAGATTTTCGAACCGCGCAGCACGGCATCGGGATTGACGGTGTTGACGCGGATGCCAGCTTCCGCCCCTTCGAGCGCCAGGCAGCGAGCGAGATGGATCTCGGCAGCTTTCGCCGTGCAATAGGCGGACGCATTCGGCGAAGAGGCAAGGCCGTTCTTCGAGGCAACGAAGACGACGTTGCCGCCAAGCTTCTGACGCCGGAACAAGCGGAAGGCCTCGCGGGAAACGAGGAAATAGCCGGTTGCCAGGATGCTGATATTCTTGTCCCACATGGCAAGCGTCGTGTCTTCGACCGGCGCAGACGAGGCGATCCCGGCATTCGAGACGAGGATATCGACGCCACCGAATTCCACGCAGGCTTCGGAGAAGGAGCGGATAACCGCATCTTCGCGTGTCACGTCGAGCTGAACGGAACGGACCACATCCGCGCCATGTCTCTTCGAGAAGTCGGCGACCGTCTGCTCCAGTGCCGCAGCATCAATATCGGCTAGCACCACGCAGGCACCTTCCGCCAGAAGCCTGTCGGCGGTCGCCCGGCCAATGCCGCCGGCGCCGCCGGTGACGAAGGCAACGCGACCGGCCAGGCTCTTCGGCTTCGGCATGCGCTGCAGCTTTGCCTCTTCGAGCAGCCAGTATTCGATGTCGAAAGCTTCCTGCTCCGGCAGTCCCTGATATTCGGAAACCGTCGAGGCGCCGCGCATGACGTTGATCGCATTGACGTAGAACTCACCGGCGATGCGAGCGGTTGCCTTGTCCTTGGCAAAGGACAGCATGCCGACCCCGGGAACCAGGAAGATCACTGGGTTCGGATCGCGGATCGAAGGCGAATTGTCGTGTTTGCAAGTCTCGTAGTAGCGGGTGTAGTCGGCGCGATAGGCTTCGAGCGCCTTGTCCAGGCCGGCAAGAACCGCATCGACATCCGGCTTTGCCGGATCGAAATCGACGATCAGCGGTCGGATCTTGGTGCGCAGGAAATGGTCGGGGCAGGACGTACCGAGGCTGCCCAGCGGCTGCAGGTTCTTCGAATTGAGGAATTCGAGCACGGCATCCTGGTCGTCGAAATGGCCGAGCTTGCGCTCTGCCTTGCCGATGCGACCGCGGATCTCGGGCATCAGGCGAGCGGCAATCGCGCGGCGCTCCTCTGCCGGCAGGCTCTTCGATACGGCACCGCCGAAGATCGTCTTGCCCTCGGTCTCCTTGGCAAACCACGCGATCGCCTTGTTGATGATCTCAAGCGTCAGCAGGTAGCAATCCTTGGCGTCGTTTGCCCAGGTGAACAGGCCATGGCTTTCGAGCACGACGCCCTTGGCGGTCGGATTGGCCTTCACGAAGGCTTCAAGATCAAGGCCGAGCTGGAAGCCGGGACGGCGCCAGGGCAGCCAGCCGATCTCCGAACCGAAGATCTTCTGCGTCAATTCCTTCGAATTCTTCGAGGCCGCAATCGCAATGATCGCGTCCGGATGCATGTGATCGACGTGGGTGAACGGCACGAAACCATGCAGTGGCGTATCGATCGAGGCCGCGCGCGGATTGAGGTTGAAGGTGCAATGCGGCAGGAAGCCGACCATGCGGTCTTCGTCATGCACACCCTTGTAGATGCCCTTCAGTGCTTCTAGCTTCTCCTGATAGAGCGTCGCAAAGCCATCGAGCTTGATCGTCCCGACGTCACCGCCCGAGCCCTTGACCCAGAGCACCTTGACCGTCGCACCGGTCAGCGGGTCGATCTCCATCACCTTGGCAGAGGTATTCCCGCCGCCGT from Peteryoungia desertarenae encodes the following:
- a CDS encoding exopolysaccharide biosynthesis protein; amino-acid sequence: MDTEETIKPRPGMTASLRLEALVKQAKLQGSMTIDQLLSAMGRTSIAFTILILSLPALTPIPGPFGMVFGSCLAIVSFQIMFGNRRIWLPSILGRRHLSAKVIEIFVRYTAPLVRKLEYILQPRRMKPLTGRIGHALSGIPVFILAVAVALPIPFGNFLPVAALVLIALGLMERDGLALLAGMLVGIIAISVSGGLVAGAVAALGWAISP
- a CDS encoding sigma-70 family RNA polymerase sigma factor, with amino-acid sequence MKKVAPPLNIIGQLAALRRYAMSLVRNADEAEDLVHDSLVRALERQSTFQPERGARNWLLSILHNTHIDRLRKLRSQDRRAEESLDLLEHVAPADQEHSVRLAQVRKAFLTLPEEQREALHLVAIEELSYQEAADVLGIPIGTLMSRISRARARLRALEGDSDAGKIPHLRIVGGVAPDDQS
- a CDS encoding anti-sigma factor family protein, giving the protein MTSHDPVVEADLHAYVDDQLDVARRIEVEAYLSERPDVAAKVMADLRVRDELRLALAGLQSANRMETREAARRLERSFLRHRSLDVFRRAAMIAMFVGAGWMAHSAFGPLGVSEVVASVPAPDFVHEAVKAHQTEALRRQMSSQIQSPTYDPADIRSATAIVLPELPGEWRVSDAQIFPSAFGPSVELAVEAEEGNRMSLFAVRPGTFAVQNVLMTQQGNTNAAFWQIGEVAYALIAETNDADALANTARKLARTLY
- a CDS encoding Bax inhibitor-1/YccA family protein, with the protein product MDPMQNRFGYNSQAQAGALYDEGLRQHMLRVYNYMGAGLVVTGLIAYFVGSTPALYVPIFSTPLKWVVMLAPLAFVFFFSFRIQTMSASTAQTTFWAFCAVMGLSLASVFLVFTGTSIARTFFIAATMFGATSLFGYVTKRDLSQFGSFLIMGLIGVIIASIVNIFLGSSALQFAISVIGIIVFVGLTAWDTQNIKEQYAENHDQESLQKLAVFGAFSLYLNFVNMFQLLLALTGQREE
- the rhaI gene encoding L-rhamnose catabolism isomerase translates to MPEIKITADFIAEENAKGLAALKSDYSALGEKLARSGMDIDAITDKVAQFFVAVPSWGVGTGGTRFARFPGQGEPRHIFDKLDDCGVIQQLTRATPTVSLHIPWDKADPNELKAKAEVLGLGFDAMNSNTFSDGADQAHSYKYGSLSHVDTATRRQAIDHNIECIEIGRVLGSKALTVWIGDGSNFPGQVNFTKSFERYLDAMRDIYKALPEDWRLFTEHKMYEPAFYSTVVQDWGTNYLIAQTLGDKAYCLVDLGHHAPNTNIEMIVARLIQFGKLGGFHFNDSKYGDDDLDAGSVEPYRLFLVFNELVDAEHRGVEGFHPAHMIDQSHNVTDPIESLMASANEIRRAYAQALLVDRTALSAFQDGNDALMATETLKRAYRTDVEPILAEARRRTGGAIDPVATYRASGYRLKVANERPAVKGGSGGIV
- a CDS encoding YqaE/Pmp3 family membrane protein, with the translated sequence MDVLRILLAILLPPVGVFLQVGIGLHFWLNILLTLLGYIPGIIHAIWVILKK
- a CDS encoding bifunctional rhamnulose-1-phosphate aldolase/short-chain dehydrogenase, with amino-acid sequence MTGQTRLLENRWDDAHAAKLDEPGKLLYRSNLLGADKRITNYGGGNTSAKVMEIDPLTGATVKVLWVKGSGGDVGTIKLDGFATLYQEKLEALKGIYKGVHDEDRMVGFLPHCTFNLNPRAASIDTPLHGFVPFTHVDHMHPDAIIAIAASKNSKELTQKIFGSEIGWLPWRRPGFQLGLDLEAFVKANPTAKGVVLESHGLFTWANDAKDCYLLTLEIINKAIAWFAKETEGKTIFGGAVSKSLPAEERRAIAARLMPEIRGRIGKAERKLGHFDDQDAVLEFLNSKNLQPLGSLGTSCPDHFLRTKIRPLIVDFDPAKPDVDAVLAGLDKALEAYRADYTRYYETCKHDNSPSIRDPNPVIFLVPGVGMLSFAKDKATARIAGEFYVNAINVMRGASTVSEYQGLPEQEAFDIEYWLLEEAKLQRMPKPKSLAGRVAFVTGGAGGIGRATADRLLAEGACVVLADIDAAALEQTVADFSKRHGADVVRSVQLDVTREDAVIRSFSEACVEFGGVDILVSNAGIASSAPVEDTTLAMWDKNISILATGYFLVSREAFRLFRRQKLGGNVVFVASKNGLASSPNASAYCTAKAAEIHLARCLALEGAEAGIRVNTVNPDAVLRGSKIWNGEWREQRAASSKIEVTDLEEHYRNRSMLKLNVFPEDIAEAIYFLASDLSAKSTGNIINVDAGNAQSFTR